A single Armatimonadota bacterium DNA region contains:
- a CDS encoding dihydrodipicolinate synthase family protein yields MVWKGVMPAVTTPFDDGLQVDHAFLARHVSWLADHGCKGIVALGSLGEAATLADDEKRAVLKTCIEAVGGRIPVVAGVSSLSTSEAVALAQDAESLGCSGLMVLPPYVYRGTWDETRHHFSSVIAATSLSCMLYNNPVAYGTDVTAVQTKELADRHVNLHAVKESSTDVRRITGLREVLGDKLALFVGVDDAIVEGMAVGAVGWIAGLVNAMPRESVELFELCRRKEHGLAFDLYKWFLPLLRLDTVPKFVQLIKLVQQEVGMGSERVRPPRLPLSGTERDEALAVIHASLKVRPGT; encoded by the coding sequence ATGGTTTGGAAGGGCGTGATGCCCGCGGTCACGACGCCGTTCGACGACGGCCTGCAGGTCGACCACGCGTTCTTGGCCCGGCACGTCTCGTGGCTCGCCGATCACGGCTGTAAAGGCATCGTCGCCTTGGGCTCGCTCGGCGAGGCGGCCACGCTCGCCGACGATGAGAAAAGGGCCGTTTTGAAGACCTGCATCGAGGCCGTAGGAGGCAGGATTCCGGTCGTTGCCGGCGTCTCCTCGCTCAGTACGTCGGAAGCGGTGGCCCTGGCGCAAGACGCCGAGTCCCTCGGTTGTTCCGGGCTCATGGTGCTCCCGCCGTACGTCTACCGGGGTACTTGGGACGAAACCCGACACCACTTCTCTTCGGTCATCGCGGCGACGTCCTTGTCCTGCATGCTGTACAACAACCCGGTCGCCTACGGGACGGACGTGACCGCAGTTCAGACCAAGGAGCTTGCCGACCGGCACGTCAACCTTCACGCCGTCAAGGAGTCCAGTACGGACGTCCGCCGGATCACCGGGCTCCGCGAAGTCCTCGGGGACAAGTTGGCGTTGTTCGTCGGCGTAGACGATGCGATCGTCGAAGGCATGGCCGTCGGGGCCGTCGGATGGATCGCGGGCTTGGTCAACGCGATGCCACGGGAATCCGTCGAGTTGTTCGAACTGTGCCGGCGAAAGGAGCACGGCCTCGCGTTCGACCTCTACAAGTGGTTCTTGCCCCTGCTCCGACTCGACACCGTGCCGAAGTTCGTGCAGCTCATCAAGCTCGTCCAGCAAGAGGTCGGAATGGGCTCTGAGCGGGTGCGACCGCCACGGTTGCCTCTGAGCGGCACCGAACGGGACGAAGCCCTGGCGGTCATCCACGCTTCGCTGAAAGTTCGTCCAGGGACGTAA